A stretch of DNA from Micromonospora sp. WMMD1155:
CGGCAACGGATCGACGCTGCGGTCGGCCACCAGGTCCATGAAGGTCTGGGCGACCCGGTCGCCGGTCCACCGTCCGGCCATGCTCGGCGCGGGGGTGGGCCCGGAGACCTGGGCGGCGACCAACTGGATGCGGTTGTGGTGGAACTCCTCGCCGAGGCCGAGCGCGTCGGCCTGGCCCTGGTAGAAGCCGGCGGCGACGACCCGGCCGGCGTGTGCGGTGGAGCGGATCGCCTCGTGCAACGCCGGGTACGCGCCGGACAGCTCCAGGCACACGTCCGCGCCCCGGCCGTCGGTGGCCCGACGCAGCGCGGCGGCGGCGGACTCGCCTCCGGCATCCACAGTGCGACGCGCGCCGTATCGGACGGCGTGGTCCAGCCGGGCGGGCACCGGGTCGACGGCCACCACCCGGGCGCCGGAGAGCACCGCGAGTCGGGTGGCGAGCAGCCCGATGACGCCCTGCCCGAAGACACCCACCCAGTCGCCGAGGTGCAGGTCACCGGCGAGCACGGCGGTCAGGGCGATGGCGCCGGGTCGGGCGAAGACCGCGGCGAGCGGGTCCAGCCCGGCGGGGAGCGGACGGACCGCCTCGGCGGCGAGCACCGCCTCCGCCCGGTGCCCCCAGATGCCCCAGACCAGTTGCCCCGGGTGCCGGTCGGTGACCTCCGCCGCCACCTCGACGATCTCGCCGACCTCCTCGTAGCCGAAGCCGATCAGCGGGTAGGGCACCGGTGCCTGTCGGGGGACGAACATCCGGGCGGTGTCGTCCCAGTCCTTGCTGAGCCGGGGGTTGCTGCCCCGGTAGAGGGTCAGCTCGGTGCCGGCGGAGATGCCCGAGTAGCAGGTGCGGACGCGAACCTGGCCGGGGCCGAGCGGATCCGGGGAGCAGGGTTCGAGGCTGATCCGTCGAGGCCCGGCGAGAGAGACAACCCAATTGACCATGAGTCACATCCCGGTAGCACTGGGCTCCAGGATAGCAAAAAATCGCCATATGTCTTGCCATTCATCAATCGAAGGTGTTGAATCCGTCATGTACCCTTCGAGAGGAGTGCCACCGATGTCAGCACCTCCGAGGCGGATACTCGCCACCACCCTGATCCTGGCACTGACCACGTCCACCCTGCTGGCCTGTGGCGACGACGAGTCCGACAGCAACAGCAAGAAGATCACCGTCTGGAGCCTGGAGGACGTCGCCGACCGGGTGACCGCCACCAAGGCGATCATCGCCGACTTCACCGCGAAGACCGGGATCCAGGTCGACCTCGTGACCGTCAACGAGGACCAGTTCCCCTCCCTGATCGCCGCCAACGCCGCCGCCGGCGACCTGCCCGACGTGGTCGGTTCGGTCTCCCTCGCCGGCATCCGTACGCTCGCCGGCAACGAGCTGCTGCACGCCTCGGCGAACGCGGAGGTCGTCGACGGGCTGGGCCGGCAGACCTTCTCACCGCGCGCCCTGGAGCTCACCTCCGACGACGGCAAGCAGCTCTCCGTGCCCAGCGACGGGTGGGGGCAACTGCTCGTCTACCGCAAGGACCTGTTCGCCGCCGCCGACCTGCCCGCCCCCGACACGTACGAGCGGATCACCGCCGCCGCGGCGGCGCTGAACACCGGCGGCGTCGCCGGGATCACCGCGGCGACCGCCCCCAGCGACGTGTTCACCCAGCAGACCTTCGAGCACCTGGCGCTGGCCAACGGGTGCCAGCTCACCGACGACTCGGGCGAGATCACCCTGGATTCACCCCAGTGCGTCGAGGCGTTCCGCTTCTACGGCGACCTGATCCGCACCAGTTCGGTGAAGGGCGCACAGGACGTGGACACCACCCGGGCCACCTACTTCGCCGGCAAGGCGGCCATGGTGATCTGGTCGCCGTTCATCCTCGACGAGTTGGCCGGGTTGCGTGACGACGCCAAGCCGACCTGCCCGCAGTGCCAGGCCGACCCGGGTTTCCTCGCGAAGAACAGCGGGTTCGTCACCGCGATCAAGGGCCCGAACGGCGCCGAGCCGGCCCAGTACGGCGAGATCAGCTCCTGGGCCGTGCTGGACGGCGCGGTGACCGACCCGGCGAAGTCCTTCGTGGAGTACATGCTCGGCGACGGCTACCCGCGCTGGTTCGGCATGTCCCCCGAGGGCCGCTTCCCGGTCCGCAAGGGCACCCCGGCCGAGCCGGAGGCGTTCCTGACCGCCTGGAACACCAGCCAGGCCGGGGTGGACGCGAAGAAGCCCCTCGCCGACGTGTACGGCGACGAGGTGTTGGCCACGCTGCGCCGCAGCCCGGACACCTTCGGGCGGTGGGGGCTCACCCAGGGGCAGGGCAAGCTGGTCGGCGCCATGCTCGGCGAGCTGCCGGTGCCCAAGGTGCTGGGCGACCTCGTCTCCGGCAAGTCCGACGCGGCGGCGGCCGCGAACCGCGCCGAGAAGGACGTGGACGCGATCAAGGCGGGCGTCAATTGACCACCACCGCGCCCGGCCCCGGCCGCTCCCCCACCCGGGAACGGCCGGGGCGGGCCCGCCGCCGACCGTTGACCCTGCGCCGCCGCGAATCCCGGGCCGGGCTCGGGCTGGTCGCGCCGACAGTGCTCGTCACGATCGCCGTGATCGGCATCCCGATCGTGTGGACCGTGGTGCTCGCCTTCCAACGGGTCCGGCTCGCCACGCTGCGCAAGACCGGCCTGTTCGGCGAGTTCACCATGGACAACATCGACCGGGTTCTGCACACCCCCGGCTTCGCCGACACGCTCTGGACCACGGTGGTCTACAGCATCGGCGGCACCGTCGGGTCGATAGCGCTCGGCCTGGTCGCGGCGCTCGTGGTCCGTCGGCCGTTCCGGGGCCGCACCATGGTCCGGGCGTCCATGCTGCTGCCGTACGTGGCACCGGTGGTCGCGGTGACCTTCGTCTGGCAGGTGATGCTCGACCCTCAACTCGGCATCGTCAACGCCTGGGGCCAACGGCTGCTCGGCTGGGACGCTCCGGTGCCGTTCCTGTCCCAGGAGTCGACGGCGTTGACCACGGTTATCGTGTTCGAGGCGTGGCGGTACTTCCCGTTCGCCTTCCTGTTCCTGTTGGCCCGACTCCAGGCGGTGCCCGGTGAGTTGGAGGAGGCCGCCCGCGTCGACGGGGCCACCCCCACCCAACGGTTCCGGCACATCCTGCTGCCTCAACTGCTGCCGGTGATCGCCCTGCTCGGCGTGCTGCGCTTCATCATGACGTTCAACAAGTTCGACGACGTCTACCTGCTCACCGGCGGCGCGGCGGGCACCGAGGTGGTCAGCGTGCGGGTGTACGAG
This window harbors:
- a CDS encoding sugar ABC transporter permease codes for the protein MTTTAPGPGRSPTRERPGRARRRPLTLRRRESRAGLGLVAPTVLVTIAVIGIPIVWTVVLAFQRVRLATLRKTGLFGEFTMDNIDRVLHTPGFADTLWTTVVYSIGGTVGSIALGLVAALVVRRPFRGRTMVRASMLLPYVAPVVAVTFVWQVMLDPQLGIVNAWGQRLLGWDAPVPFLSQESTALTTVIVFEAWRYFPFAFLFLLARLQAVPGELEEAARVDGATPTQRFRHILLPQLLPVIALLGVLRFIMTFNKFDDVYLLTGGAAGTEVVSVRVYEFLTARTDIGAAAAQAVVLAVVLVVFVLIYLRFFGRRVS
- a CDS encoding zinc-binding dehydrogenase, whose amino-acid sequence is MVNWVVSLAGPRRISLEPCSPDPLGPGQVRVRTCYSGISAGTELTLYRGSNPRLSKDWDDTARMFVPRQAPVPYPLIGFGYEEVGEIVEVAAEVTDRHPGQLVWGIWGHRAEAVLAAEAVRPLPAGLDPLAAVFARPGAIALTAVLAGDLHLGDWVGVFGQGVIGLLATRLAVLSGARVVAVDPVPARLDHAVRYGARRTVDAGGESAAAALRRATDGRGADVCLELSGAYPALHEAIRSTAHAGRVVAAGFYQGQADALGLGEEFHHNRIQLVAAQVSGPTPAPSMAGRWTGDRVAQTFMDLVADRSVDPLPLVSHIVDASAVADALALLDRGAGDVLQVVLRF
- a CDS encoding extracellular solute-binding protein; protein product: MSAPPRRILATTLILALTTSTLLACGDDESDSNSKKITVWSLEDVADRVTATKAIIADFTAKTGIQVDLVTVNEDQFPSLIAANAAAGDLPDVVGSVSLAGIRTLAGNELLHASANAEVVDGLGRQTFSPRALELTSDDGKQLSVPSDGWGQLLVYRKDLFAAADLPAPDTYERITAAAAALNTGGVAGITAATAPSDVFTQQTFEHLALANGCQLTDDSGEITLDSPQCVEAFRFYGDLIRTSSVKGAQDVDTTRATYFAGKAAMVIWSPFILDELAGLRDDAKPTCPQCQADPGFLAKNSGFVTAIKGPNGAEPAQYGEISSWAVLDGAVTDPAKSFVEYMLGDGYPRWFGMSPEGRFPVRKGTPAEPEAFLTAWNTSQAGVDAKKPLADVYGDEVLATLRRSPDTFGRWGLTQGQGKLVGAMLGELPVPKVLGDLVSGKSDAAAAANRAEKDVDAIKAGVN